The following coding sequences lie in one Silene latifolia isolate original U9 population chromosome 5, ASM4854445v1, whole genome shotgun sequence genomic window:
- the LOC141657791 gene encoding uncharacterized protein LOC141657791 codes for MIMMALDNSKTMQKGHEASYGCFQGDGIFYGPMTSFSSYLPKLKLLGEGKQANIDSESMRSMWEQYYYYWSNLYPNLLQESYCQPNPVDGWVYPSSHAPYFPTYWFPQLPAQMIPQSFQSEYGFQEFQYFVVIDFEATCDREKNPHPQEIIEFPSVIVNSRTGQLEDYFQVYVRPTHNQQLTEFCKDLTGIQQSQVDKGFPLSEALLAHDKWLEEKGVRHTDFAVVTWSNWDCQVMLESECRFKKISKPSYFNRWINLKVPFSEAFGGDRCNLKEAVKRAGLTWEGRAHCGLDDAKNTARLLTLIMRRGMKLAITNSLLWHSDNHPNGESSLPESGPAYYKGKNPPYSTAIPGMDGPLVYCYCGAASAKKVFRKPDQQKGSYFFSCGNCTNGPGCNFFKWAEDSEPVKVGP; via the exons ATGATCATGATGGCCCTTGATAATTCAA AAACAATGCAAAAGGGCCATGAAGCATCCTATGGATGCTTCCAAGGTGATGGCATTTTCTATGGCCCGATGACGAGTTTCAGCTCATATTTGCCAAAGCTAAAACTTCTTGGTGAAGGAAAGCAAGCAAATATTGATTCCGAGAGTATGAGATCAATGTGGGaacagtattattattattggtctAACTTATATCCCAACCTTCTCCAGGAAAGTTATTGCCAGCCAAACCCTGTTGATGGCTGGGTTTATCCTTCAAGCCATGCGCCTTACTTCCCTACATATTGGTTTCCGCAGCTTCCTGCGCAAATGATTCCTCAGAGCTTCCAATCTGAATATGGCTTTCAAGAGTTTCAGTACTTTGTAGTCATTGATTTTGAGGCAACTTGTGACAGAGAAAAGAACCCACATCCTCAGGAAATAATTGAGTTTCCATCTGTGATAGTCAACAGTAGGACTGGTCAGCTGGAGGACTATTTTCAAGTTTATGTGCGACCTACTCATAATCAACAGCTCACTGAATTCTGCAAAGACCTGACAGGAATTCAGCAGTCTCAG GTAGACAAAGGATTTCCTTTGAGTGAAGCACTTCTCGCGCATGATAAATGGCTTGAAGAGAAGGGTGTTAGGCATACCGATTTTGCTGTTGTGACATGGTCTAACTGGGATTGCCAAGTCATGTTGGAGTCAGAGTGCCGATTCaagaagattagcaagccttcaTACTTCAATAG GTGGATCAACTTGAAGGTCCCATTTAGTGAAGCATTTGGAGGCGATAGGTGCAATCTGAAAGAAGCGGTCAAACGTGCTGGTTTGACATGGGAAGGCAGGGCTCACTGCGGCCTCGATGATGCCAAGAATACCGCTCGTCTGCTGACCCTCATCATGCGCCGGGGAATGAAGCTCGCAATAACCAACTCTCTCCTGTGGCACTCTGACAATCATCCTAATGGTGAGTCTAGTCTCCCTGAATCAGGTCCCGCTTACTATAAAGGGAAGAACCCTCCTTACTCCACTGCCATTCCCGGCATGGATGGCCCCCTCGTGTACTGCTACTGTGGGGCAGCGAGTGCGAAGAAAGTGTTCCGGAAACCAGATCAGCAGAAAGGAAGTTACTTCTTTAGCTGTGGAAACTGTACTAATGGGCCTGGTTGCAACTTCTTCAAATGGGCTGAAGATTCCGAGCCCGTCAAAGTCGGGCCGTAA
- the LOC141657789 gene encoding dihydropyrimidinase: MIIQLLTLVTLLPVFSFNPVTATNLFCEAENRYGEAGCQISSSSSSSTKILIKGGTVVNAHHQQLADVYVEDGVIIAVQPNIKVGDDVVVLDATGKYVMPGGIDPHTHLDMEFMGTETIDDFFSGQGAALAGGTTMHIDFVIPVDGSLSAGLKSYRKKAEKSCMDYGFHMAISKWDEIVSKEMETMVKEEGINSFKFFMAYKGSFMVNDELLIEGFKKCKSLGALPMVHAENGDAVFEGQKRMIELGITGPEGHALSRPALLEGEATARAIRLASFVNTPLYVVHVMSSDAMEEVAKARKSGQRVVGEPVVSGLVLNDSVLWHPDYSIASKYVMSPPIRPAGHDKALQGALSAGILQLVGTDHCTFSSAQKALGIDDFRKIPNGVNGLEERMHIVWNTMVESGKISVPDYVRITSTECAKIFNIYPRKGAILPGSDADIIILNPNASFSISAQSHHYRTDTNVYEGMTGKGKVEVTIAGGRIVWQNEELTVSPGSGKYVQMPPFSYLFDGIDKADSNYLSSLHAPVKRFKSSS, translated from the exons ATGATCATTCAGCTGTTAACCCTAGTAACCCTTTTGCCTGTTTTCTCATTTAATCCAGTTACTGCAACTAATCTG TTTTGTGAGGCAGAAAATAGATATGGAGAAGCTGGGTGTCaaatctcatcatcatcatcatcatcaacaaagATACTGATAAAGGGAGGAACAGTAGTGAATGCTCATCATCAACAGCTTGCTGATGTTTATGTGGAAGATGGTGTTATTATTGCTGTTCAACCCAATATCAAG GTGGGTGATGATGTCGTGGTTCTCGATGCAACTGGAAAGTATGTTATGCCAG GAGGAATTGATCCTCACACTCACCTAGATATGGAGTTCATGGGTACGGAGACAATTGACGACTTCTTCAGTGGTCAAGGTGCTGCATTAGCAGGTGGAACAACCATGCATATTGACTTTGTTATACCAGTTGATGGAAGCTTATCAGCCGGCCTAAAGTCCTATCGGAAAAAGGCAGAAAAATCATGCATGGATTACGGTTTCCATATGGCAATTTCAAAATGGGACGAAATTGTTTCCAAGGAGATGGAGACCATGGTCAAGGAGGAAG GTATTAATTCTTTCAAGTTCTTCATGGCGTACAAGGGGTCTTTTATGGTAAATGATGAACTTTTGATCGAGGGGTTTAAAAAATGCAAGTCCTTGGGAGCCCTACCTATGGTTCATGCCGAAAATGGCGATGCTGTTTTTGAAGGCCAGAAGAGAATGATCGAACTTGGGATTACTGGACCTGAGGGGCATGCTCTTTCAAGACCCGCCTTG TTAGAAGGAGAAGCAACTGCTCGAGCAATACGACTGGCTAGTTTTGTGAACACGCCTTTATATGTAGTTCATGTGATGAGCAGTGATGCCATGGAAGAAGTAGCCAAAGCTCGAAAATCAG GGCAGAGAGTCGTAGGTGAGCCCGTCGTTTCTGGTTTAGTCTTGAATGATTCTGTGCTTTGGCATCCTGATTACAGCATTGCATCAAA GTATGTCATGAGTCCACCTATCAGACCTGCTGGACATGATAAGGCTCTTCAGGGCGCTCTTTCTGCTGGAATTCTTCAG TTGGTGGGAACTGATCACTGTACATTTAGTTCAGCACAAAAGGCTCTTGGTATTGATGATTTTCGGAAAATACCCAATGGAGTTAATG GGCTTGAAGAGAGGATGCATATAGTTTGGAACACTATGGTG GAATCTGGGAAGATATCAGTCCCTGATTATGTGAGGATAACAAGCACAGAATG TGCAAAAATCTTCAATATATATCCAAGAAAAGGAGCAATACTCCCGGGATCTGACGCAGATATAATAATTCTCAACCCTAATGCAAGTTTCAGCATTTCAGCACAATCTCATCATTATCGGACTGATACAAATGTCTACGAGGGAATGACAGGAAAG GGAAAGGTTGAAGTGACTATTGCAGGAGGGAGAATAGTCTGGCAGAATGAGGAACTGACAGTTTCTCCAGGTTCAGGGAAATATGTACAGATGCCTCCTTTTAGCTATCTTTTTGACGGTATTGACAAGGCCGACTCCAACTATCTCTCGTCTCTTCATGCTCCGGTAAAGCGGTTCAAATCTTCGTCTTAG
- the LOC141657790 gene encoding calcium-dependent protein kinase 17-like, with translation MGNCCPGGNTSPTEDDQEPDNGGSASNNNVPDGSSKPASSKPTKQGQIGPVLGRPMEDVKSTYSFGKELGRGQFGVTHLVTHKQSGDQFACKTIAKRKLVNKEDIEDVKREVQIMYHLTGQPNIVELKGAFEDKHSVHLVMELCAGGELFDRIIAKGHYTERAAASLLRTIVQIVHTCHSMGVIHRDLKPENFLLLNKDENSPLKATDFGLSVFFKSGDSFKDIVGSAYYIAPEVLKRKYGPEVDIWSVGAMLYILLCGVPPFWAETENGIFNAILRGHIDFTSDPWPQISPQAKDLVRKMLNTDPKQRLTAYQVLNHPWIKEDGEAPDTPLDNAVMGRLKQFRAMNKFKKVALRVIAGCLSEEEIMGLKEMFKSMDRDNSGTITLEELKQGMQTQGTKLSEYEVKQLMEAADADGNGLIDYEEFITATMHLNRMDREEHLYTAFQYFDKDNSGYITVEELEQALREYGMQDGRDIKEIVAEVDSDNDGRINYDEFVAMMRKGNPEAGNLKKRRSIVL, from the exons ATGGGAAATTGTTGCCCCGGAGGCAACACCAGTCCCACGGAAGACGATCAAGAGCCGGATAATGGTGGTTCTGCATCCAACAACAATGTCCCAGACGGTTCCTCTAAGCCGGCGAGCTCAAAGCCTACCAAGCAAGGCCAGATTGGACCGGTGTTAGGCCGGCCCATGGAAGATGTCAAGTCCACTTACAGCTTCGGAAAAGAGCTGGGCCGGGGTCAATTCGGGGTGACCCATTTGGTAACCCATAAACAATCCGGGGACCAATTCGCCTGCAAGACTATAGCCAAGAGGAAACTGGTAAATAAGGAGGATATAGAAGATGTTAAAAGAGAAGTCCAGATTATGTACCATTTAACGGGTCAGCCTAATATCGTTGAGCTTAAGGGCGCGTTTGAGGATAAGCATTCGGTTCATTTGGTTATGGAGCTTTGTGCCGGTGGAGAACTGTTTGATCGGATCATTGCCAAAGGTCATTATACGGAACGTGCAGCTGCTTCTTTGCTCAGGACTATTGTTCAGATTGTGCATACTTGCCATTCTATGGGTGTCATTCATCGTGATCTTAAGCCCGAGAATTTCCTGTTGTTGAATAAGGATGAGAATTCTCCTCTCAAGGCCACTGATTTCGGTTTATCAGTTTTCTTCAAGTCAG GCGATTCATTTAAGGATATAGTTGGAAGTGCCTACTACATAGCGCCGGAGGTGTTGAAGAGAAAGTATGGGCCAGAAGTGGATATATGGAGTGTCGGGGCGATGTTATACATTCTTTTATGTGGAGTTCCTCCCTTTTGGGCAG AAACCGAAAATGGTATATTCAACGCGATCCTAAGAGGTCACATCGATTTCACCAGTGATCCATGGCCTCAAATTTCACCTCAAGCCAAGGACTTGGTCAGGAAAATGTTGAACACTGACCCTAAACAACGGCTCACAGCTTATCAAGTTCTCA ATCATCCGTGGATTAAAGAAGACGGAGAAGCTCCTGATACTCCGCTTGACAATGCTGTGATGGGCAGATTGAAGCAGTTTAGAGCAATGAACAAGTTCAAGAAAGTTGCTCTAAGG GTCATTGCGGGATGTTTGTCGGAGGAAGAAATCATGGGATTGAAGGAGATGTTTAAGAGCATGGACAGAGATAACAGCGGGACTATAACTCTGGAAGAGCTGAAGCAAGGAATGCAAACTCAAGGGACAAAGCTATCTGAGTACGAGGTTAAGCAGTTGATGGAAGCC GCTGATGCAGATGGTAACGGACTTATTGACTACGAGGAGTTCATCACAGCAACAATGCACTTGAACAGAATGGACAGGGAAGAGCATCTGTACACTGCTTTCCAGTACTTTGATAAAGATAACAGCGG CTACATTACTGTAGAAGAGCTAGAACAAGCTCTACGCGAGTATGGCATGCAGGATGGAAGGGACATCAAGGAAATTGTTGCTGAAGTCGATTCTGATAAC GATGGCCGGATCAACTATGATGAATTTGTGGCGATGATGAGAAAAGGGAACCCAGAAGCAGGAAACTTGAAGAAACGACGTAGCATAGTTTTATGA
- the LOC141657787 gene encoding putative pentatricopeptide repeat-containing protein At5g06400, mitochondrial, producing the protein MMRFVTKPRPINSIKYLKNQGFEIFTFSTKSKYNKNHSKSAKTQKTVPDKPKFLKRDANDSLFSDITEIIGTVNLDFDKNLPRVSVSGANGGDFGGGGHCTPGVRGNAKEKTEGERGELLLKGVTQVRNLGGNYVSGIVRRITEIVRGDHGEVSMEERLDESGYELSSDIVGKVLKRCFKVPHLAKRFFDWVKLKNERCLSTENYNTMLYMAGDRKDFELVERLVEEMEEYNCEKDIKTWTIILVHYGKAKMVGKALSLFEKMRKSGIELDVEAYRILIQILCQFRKGEIALEFYKEMVQKGFELHSWLYPQLLKCLADCGDVDGVYLVVDDMISVSHIPENDAYCSALKSLCISGRIKEALELIRDLNHKNVTLSPLFFETLVKGLCRANRVEDALEMVDIMKKRNVVSEGVYGALINGYLRKNDASKALDLFHDMKETGFTPLTSTYTELMQHHFNSNDYEKGCALYSELLETGVELDTVAYTAMIAGHVRHDHIEAAWKVFQSMEKEGIKPTQKCFLIFIKELCRSSSRANEITKLLTYMLDSKINIGKEIYDCVRSYLVRNKKIANSEHIKDLLRRGRNCRDIRASQDTSSPGKMQNGGSDSVDSNADLLLLEPLPLTYSDEHLRKVCAILSSANDWPAMEEALEKLSICYTPVLVSEILHKCSQHGSAVLHFFAWVRNQPGYRHTTETYNSAIKIAGKGKDFIHMRNIFNEMRRNGCLVTPDTWTIMIMLYGRIGLTDIATRTFSEMKASGCKPTTSTYKYLMLSLCGRKGRKVEEAVQLFSEMINAGFVPDKEVVEVCFDCFCQAGKLEEAKKCLKHLQKVGFSTPLSYSLLIRSLCRTGQLEDALALVSDIQEVHRPTLDHYVSASLVHGLLKKGRLDEALSKINSLKEAGIHPTVHIYTSLISHFCKAKDIDRALEIFKTMGEEGCQPTVVTYTALIDGYIRTGNFEDARKLFLKMRFKGPFPDFKAYSVVIGSFCEAGQSEVAMECLSEMLKDGIVPSTINFRTVYYGLNREGKHDLARTVMHLKHNVCSKRKFLTT; encoded by the coding sequence ATGATGAGATTTGTAACAAAACCTCGACCAATTAATTCAATCAAATACTTGAAAAATCAGGGTTTTGAGATCTTCACTTTCTCAACAAAATCAAAATATAATAAGAATCACTCAAAATCTGCTAAAACCCAGAAAACTGTGCCTGATAAACCCAAATTTCTTAAAAGGGATGCTAATGATTCTCTTTTTAGCGACATCACTGAGATTATAGGCACTGTAAATCTTGATTTTGATAAGAATTTACCTCGGGTTTCTGTTTCGGGTGCAAATGGTGGTGATTTTGGCGGGGGTGGACATTGCACACCAGGTGTTCGAGGAAATGCCAAAGAGAAAACTGAGGGTGAAAGGGGAGAATTGTTGCTCAAGGGAGTTACCCAAGTGAGGAATTTGGGTGGAAATTATGTTAGTGGTATTGTACGTAGGATAACGGAGATTGTAAGGGGTGATCATGGTGAGGTTTCGATGGAGGAACGGTTGGATGAGTCGGGTTACGAATTGAGTTCCGACATTGTTGGCAAGGTGTTGAAGAGGTGTTTTAAAGTGCCACATTTGGCTAAAAGGTTTTTTGATTGGGTGAAGTTGAAGAATGAGCGTTGTCTTAGCACCGAAAACTATAACACCATGTTGTATATGGCCGGTGATCGGAAGGACTTTGAGTTGGTTGAGAGGTTGGTGGAAGAAATGGAGGAGTATAACTGTGAGAAAGACATTAAGACTTGGACTATAATACTCGTGCATTATGGCAAGGCGAAGATGGTAGGGAAGGCCTTGTCGTTGTTTGAGAAAATGAGAAAATCGGGTATTGAACTTGATGTTGAGGCTTATAGAATACTGATACAAATACTTTGCCAATTTAGGAAAGGTGAAATCGCGTTGGAGTTCTATAAGGAGATGGTGCAAAAGGGATTTGAGCTTCACAGTTGGCTTTACCCACAGTTGCTTAAATGTCTCGCAGATTGTGGGGATGTTGACGGGGTTTATTTAGTCGTAGATGACATGATCAGCGTGTCTCATATCCCTGAAAATGATGCTTATTGTTCTGCGCTAAAGAGTTTATGCATTAGCGGGCGTATTAAAGAAGCTTTGGAGTTGATTCGCGACCTTAACCATAAAAACGTGACTCTAAGCCCTCTATTTTTCGAAACCTTAGTGAAGGGACTTTGTAGGGCTAATAGGGTAGAAGACGCTTTAGAGATGGTTGATATTATGAAGAAAAGAAATGTTGTTAGTGAGGGGGTTTATGGGGCTTTAATTAATGGATATTTGAGGAAAAACGATGCTTCCAAGGCTTTGGATTTGTTTCATGACATGAAGGAAACTGGATTTACACCATTGACTTCAACTTACACAGAGTTGATGCAACACCATTTTAACTCGAATGATTACGAGAAGGGTTGTGCTCTATATAGTGAGTTGTTGGAAACAGGTGTCGAGCTTGATACAGTGGCATACACGGCTATGATTGCAGGCCATGTTCGACATGACCATATTGAAGCCGCTTGGAAAGTATTTCAAAGCATGGAGAAAGAAGGgatcaaaccgactcaaaaatgtTTCTTAATTTTCATAAAGGAGCTCTGCAGGAGCTCATCTAGAGCTAATGAAATTACTAAACTGTTGACTTATATGCTGGATTCTAAGATTAACATTGGAAAGGAGATATATGATTGTGTGAGATCTTATTTGGTTAGAAACAAGAAAATAGCAAACTCCGAACACATCAAGGATTTACTAAGGCGAGGAAGAAATTGCAGGGACATTCGCGCATCTCAAGACACAAGTTCACCAGGGAAGATGCAAAATGGAGGGTCAGACTCCGTTGACTCAAATGCTGACCTTTTGTTGCTAGAGCCACTGCCACTAACTTACAGTGATGAACATCTTCGTAAAGTATGTGCCATTTTGTCATCGGCTAATGATTGGCCGGCCATGGAAGAAGCTTTGGAGAAATTATCAATTTGTTATACACCCGTTCTTGTTTCTGAGATCTTGCACAAATGTAGCCAGCATGGCTCAGCTGTTCTGCATTTTTTCGCTTGGGTTAGAAATCAACCTGGTTATAGACACACTACTGAAACCTACAACTCGGCTATAAAAATAGCTGGTAAAGGTAAAGATTTCATACACATGAGAAATATCTTCAATGAAATGCGAAGAAATGGTTGCTTAGTGACTCCTGATACTTGGACAATCATGATCATGCTTTATGGTCGAATAGGCCTGACCGATATTGCCACAAGAACTTTCAGTGAAATGAAAGCGAGTGGGTGCAAGCCAACAACAAGTACATACAAGTACTTGATGTTGTCCTTGTGTGGGAGAAAAGGAAGGAAAGTGGAGGAAGCAGTTCAACTATTTTCGGAGATGATTAATGCAGGATTCGTTCCTGACAAAGAAGTGGTCGAAGTTTGTTTTGATTGTTTTTGTCAAGCAGGTAAGTTGGAAGAAGCAAAGAAGTGCTTAAAACATCTCCAAAAAGTTGGGTTTAGTACACCTCTAAGCTACTCCTTGCTCATTAGGTCTCTTTGTCGAACGGGGCAATTGGAAGATGCCCTAGCCCTAGTAAGTGACATTCAAGAAGTTCATCGACCCACTCTCGATCATTATGTCTCTGCGAGCCTAGTTCACGGTCTTCTAAAGAAGGGACGATTAGACGAGGCACTGTCCAAAATAAATTCCTTGAAAGAAGCAGGTATTCACCCAACTGTCCATATCTATACATCTTTAATATCACATTTTTGTAAGGCGAAAGACATAGATAGAGCATTAGAGATTTTCAAGACAATGGGTGAAGAGGGATGCCAACCTACTGTTGTGACATACACTGCATTGATTGACGGGTATATACGCACAGGGAATTTTGAGGATGCTCGAAAACTGTTTCTGAAAATGAGGTTTAAAGGGCCATTTCCGGATTTTAAGGCTTACTCTGTAGTAATTGGAAGCTTTTGTGAGGCTGGACAATCTGAAGTAGCCATGGAATGTTTATCAGAAATGTTGAAAGATGGTATTGTACCAAGTACTATTAATTTTCGAACCGTTTACTATGGGTTGAATAGAGAAGGCAAACATGATTTAGCTCGGACAGTTATGCATCTGAAGCATAATGTTTGCAGTAAACGCAAGTTCTTAACAACATAG
- the LOC141655723 gene encoding uncharacterized protein LOC141655723 yields MFLCETKLSGREMRRVRERLDGYYGLEVDSAGRAGGLALLWKKDVDCTFRSSSLHHMDCVVRNEGGEWRLTGFYGWPNVADRHLSWELLRLLGAQSLLPWVCIGDFNEVLFSTEMKGGHRQQWQMNNFRNAIDDCGLRDVSWEGYNFSWDNGQAGEANRQSMLDMAMCSTQWIDMFPYARLVYLDREWSDHAPIKLYLNRREVQGSLSRKFRFEQAWVGEEGCREAVDRGVERGGQDAARVLAECARELGKWKGMRISDIGRDIGRKCKQLARVNEDVRTEDNVRRRRKLVAELAELRRKEEQYWRQRFRALWLKDGDRNTKFFHTRAGERKRKNTIHKLVDDNGQIHTGEEEIAGVAMAYFQSLFESSNPRNFEVLEVLEQRVSADMNNVLAMDYSEEEVIEALN; encoded by the coding sequence ATGTTCTTGTGTGAGACAAAGCTTAGTGGTCGTGAGATGAGGAGGGTGAGGGAGAGGTTGGATGGTTACTACGGGCTGGAAGTGGATAGTGCAGGAAGAGCAGGTGGTTTAGCGTTGTTGTGGAAGAAAGATGTTGACTGCACCTTCAGGTCATCGTCTCTTCACCACATGGATTGTGTTGTTCGAAATGAAGGGGGGGAATGGAGGCTCACGGGGTTCTACGGCTGGCCAAATGTGGCCGACCGTCATCTATCTTGGGAGTTGTTGCGCTTACTAGGGGCGCAGTCTTTGTTGCCGTGGGTATGCATTGGGGACTTTAATGAGGTTCTTTTTTCCACCGAAATGAAAGGAGGGCATAGACAACAGTGGCAAATGAATAATTTTCGGAATGCTATTGATGATTGTGGACTTCGTGATGTATCGTGGGAGGGGTATAATTTTTCATGGGACAATGGTCAGGCGGGAGAGGCTAACAGACAAAGTATGCTTGACATGGCTATGTGTTCGACGCAATGGATTGATATGTTCCCTTATGCAAGACTTGTTTATTTAGATAGAGAGTGGTCAGACCATGCGCCGATCAAGCTTTATTTGAATAGGAGGGAGGTGCAGGGGTCTCTTTCACGTAAGTTCAGATTCGAGCAGGCGTGGGTGGGCGAAGAAGGGTGTAGGGAGGCCGTGGACCGTGGGGTTGAAAGAGGAGGACAGGATGCAGCACGGGTTTTGGCTGAATGTGCGCGGGAGTTGGGGAAGTGGAAGGGGATGAGGATTTCTGACATCGGGAGGGATATAGGGCGGAAATGTAAGCAATTAGCTAGAGTAAATGAGGATGTGAGGACGGAAGACAATGTTAGACGAAGAAGGAAACTGGTTGCGGAATTGGCTGAGTTGCGAAGAAAAGAAGAACAATATTGGCGTCAGAGATTTCGTGCCCTTTGGCTCAAGGACGGGGACCGTAACACGAAATTTTTTCATACTCGCGCTGGAGAACGAAAAAGGAAAAATACTATACACAAGCTTGTGGATGATAATGGGCAGATTCATACGGGGGAGGAGGAAATTGCGGGGGTGGCTATGGCGTATTTTCAGTCGCTTTTTGAGTCCTCTAACCCGCGGAATTTCGAAGTGTTGGAGGTATTAGAGCAGCGGGTTTCAGCCGACATGAATAACGTTTTGGCTATGGATTATAGTGAGGAGGAAGTTATTGAGGCCCTGAACTAG